A window of the Acidimicrobiales bacterium genome harbors these coding sequences:
- a CDS encoding IS256 family transposase: MTLEQSDIDRLLDAISIGEGTDLVRQLAQWALQQLIEAEAAETIGAGRYERSIDRTTHRNGTRPRTLSTKAGDLELGIPKLRKGSFFPSILEPRRRIDQALYAVVMEAYVNGVSTRAVDDLVVAMGIDTGISKSEVSRICAGLDERVEAFRTRTLGHTSFPYVYLDATYINVRDDALGQVVSRAVVIATGITAAGDREVLGVDIGDSEDETFWLRFLRSMRKRGLGGVRLVISDAHEGLKAAIRKGISGASWQRCRVHYARNLLSKVPKGQQEMVAAAFRSIFALGTTGEINGRWDEVADMLEAKFPKASLSMRDAKTDVLAFGAFPSSHWRKIWSNNPLERLNKEVKRRTNVVGIFPNDAAAIRLIGAVLADQHAEWAVARRYMTEGSMADLNSVRDTERSRAQLEA; encoded by the coding sequence ATGACTCTTGAACAGTCTGACATCGACCGCTTGCTCGACGCGATCTCGATCGGAGAAGGAACCGATCTGGTCCGCCAGCTCGCCCAGTGGGCGCTGCAACAGTTGATCGAGGCCGAAGCGGCCGAAACGATCGGCGCCGGCCGGTACGAGCGCAGCATCGACCGGACCACGCATCGCAACGGGACCCGGCCGAGGACCTTGTCGACCAAGGCCGGCGATCTGGAACTCGGGATCCCGAAACTTCGCAAGGGTTCGTTCTTCCCCAGCATCCTCGAACCCCGCCGCCGGATCGACCAGGCCTTGTATGCGGTGGTGATGGAGGCCTACGTCAACGGCGTCTCCACCCGAGCGGTCGATGATCTGGTGGTGGCGATGGGGATCGACACCGGCATCTCCAAATCAGAGGTGTCGCGGATCTGCGCCGGTCTGGACGAACGAGTCGAAGCGTTCCGGACACGCACCCTGGGTCACACCAGCTTCCCGTACGTGTATCTCGACGCCACCTACATCAACGTCCGTGACGACGCCCTCGGGCAGGTCGTGTCCCGGGCGGTGGTGATCGCGACCGGGATCACCGCTGCGGGTGACCGCGAGGTGTTGGGTGTCGATATCGGTGATTCGGAGGACGAAACGTTCTGGCTCCGGTTCCTCCGCTCGATGCGTAAACGTGGTCTTGGTGGTGTCCGCCTCGTCATCTCCGACGCCCACGAAGGGCTGAAGGCCGCCATCCGCAAGGGGATCAGCGGGGCGAGCTGGCAGCGGTGTCGTGTGCACTACGCCCGGAATCTGTTGTCCAAGGTCCCGAAAGGGCAGCAAGAAATGGTGGCGGCCGCGTTCCGGTCGATCTTTGCGCTCGGCACCACCGGGGAGATCAACGGCCGTTGGGACGAGGTCGCCGACATGCTGGAGGCCAAGTTCCCGAAAGCGTCGTTGTCGATGCGTGACGCCAAGACCGATGTGTTGGCGTTCGGGGCGTTTCCGTCGTCGCACTGGCGCAAGATCTGGTCGAACAATCCGTTGGAACGACTGAACAAGGAAGTGAAACGGCGGACGAACGTGGTCGGGATCTTTCCCAACGACGCCGCCGCGATCCGGCTCATCGGTGCGGTGCTCGCTGATCAGCACGCCGAATGGGCGGTCGCTCGTCGCTACATGACCGAGGGGTCGATGGCGGACCTCAACAGTGTGCGCGACACTGAGCGATCACGGGCCCAACTCGAGGCCTGA